Proteins encoded together in one Benincasa hispida cultivar B227 chromosome 1, ASM972705v1, whole genome shotgun sequence window:
- the LOC120090730 gene encoding cyclic nucleotide-gated ion channel 1-like: MEVGRSSEVFHLQHSERKLSSARETHSRTSLRTLRSISTSFTTSFDRLTSFGNINFDEEVRSKGLGYLKSIVDKNPVFLHLWNEILVMLCVIATSLDPFFCYILLVDEDKRCVGFDKKLRTVVVILRSITDFLYIILIVCHFHFGYSSFYNANPNDPECGVCTRAWRFLFSYFTVDVLSVLPLPQVVVLVAIPSFKRYGFIYAVRSLKYILIVQYLPRVFRIYSFLKKVRWTSSILPETAGAKAAFNLFLYMLASHVIGAFWYLFTIERKTTCWEERYPHWPLNCKYVVGNLSADNFCSPKAENAANSFDFGIFKEALPIVESKDFIKKTSLCYWWGLQKLSSLGQDLKTSYHLWEVYFAVTITVSGLVLFALLVGNLQTYLQSTIARLEEMRLKGQDIELWMAYHSLPPKLKKKIKKYERYKWRETKGVDVEQLLHNLPRDLRRDTKRHLCLTPLLSVSKFQNMDDKLLNAICDYLKPVLYIERNLIVQEGEPLDEIVFIIRGKVMIYSKRDSEGAAGSSGSKWLTKGDFYGEDLLDWALRNPTSTTVPISTKTMRAHSKVEAFVLMANDLKTVVTKFWWLFSRNSPSLKAIWAPWAALALQLAWRRYHKSKMEKDKCKSPLAIERRNAIQNSNAPLLNSTYLVRALRALKLKAKKAQAESSRV, encoded by the exons ATGGAAGTAGGGAG GAGTTCAGAAGTTTTTCATCTGCAACACAGTGAAAGGAAACTTTCGTCTGCCAGAGAAACACACTCAAGGACTTCACTGAGAACATTGAGATCAATTTCAACAAGCTTTACTACTAGTTTTGATAGGCTTACGAGTTTTGGAAACATAAATTTTGATGAAGAAGTTAGGAGTAAAGGTTTGGGATACCTTAAAAGTATTGTTGATAAAAACCCAGTATTTCTTCATTTGTGGAATGAAATACTTGTCATGTTGTGTGTGATTGCTACTTCGTTGGATCCTTTTTTCTGTTATATCCTGTTGGTTGATGAAGACAAAAGATGTGTTGGATTTGACAAGAAGTTGAGGACAGTAGTTGTAATTCTTCGCTCAATCACAGACTTCCTCTACATAATTCTTATTGTCTGTCATTTTCATTTTGGATATTCCTCATTTTATAATGCAAATCCTAATGATCCTGAATGTGGTGTTTGCACAAGAGCATGGAGATTCCTTTTTTCCTATTTCACAGTTGACGTTCTTTCAGTTCTTCCACTCCCCCAG GTGGTAGTTTTAGTTGCCATTCCAAGCTTCAAAAGATATGGATTTATATATGCGGTGAGATCGTTGAAATATATTCTCATCGTTCAATATTTGCCAAGGGTCTTCCGAATCTACTCATTCTTAAAGAAAGTTAGATGGACCTCTAGCATTCTCCCAGAAACTGCCGGGGCTAAAGCTGCGTTCAATCTCTTCCTTTATATGCTTGCAAGCCAT GTTATTGGAGCGTTTTGGTACTTATTCACTATAGAGAGAAAAACAACTTGCTGGGAAGAAAGATATCCACATTGGCCTCTAAACTGCAAATATGTTGTAGGCAATTTGAGTGCCGACAATTTTTGCTCTCCGAAAGCTGAAAATGCGGCCAATTCTTTTGATTTTGGGATATTCAAAGAAGCTCTTCCTATTGTGGAATCAAAAGATTTCATCAAGAAAACTTCTCTCTGTTATTGGTGGGGTCTGCAGAAATTGAG TTCTTTGGGTCAAGACCTCAAAACTAGTTACCATTTGTGGGAAGTCTACTTTGCAGTCACCATTACCGTTTCTGGCTTGGTATTATTTGCACTTCTTGTTGGAAATTTGCAG ACATATCTGCAGTCAACCATAGCAAGGTTGGAGGAAATGAGACTGAAGGGGCAAGATATTGAGTTGTGGATGGCTTACCATTCCCTCCCGCCAAAGTtgaagaaaaagattaaaaagtATGAACGTTACAAGTGGCGAGAAACCAAAGGCGTCGACGTCGAGCAGCTTCTTCATAATCTTCCGAGAGATCTAAGAAGGGATACCAAACGACATCTGTGTTTGACGCCACTCTTAAGC GTTTCGAAGTTTCAAAACATGGACGATAAGCTTCTGAACGCCATATGTGATTACCTAAAGCCAGTGCTGTACATTGAGCGTAACTTAATTGTTCAAGAAGGAGAGCCACTGGATGAAATAGTGTTCATAATTCGAGGCAAAGTAATGATCTATTCAAAAAGAGATAGTGAAGGTGCAGCTGGTTCCTCAGGGTCCAAATGGCTTACCAAAGGTGACTTCTACGGAGAGGATCTTCTAGATTGGGCACTGCGAAATCCTACTTCGACAACCGTCCCCATATCTACCAAAACCATGCGGGCGCACTCAAAAGTCGAAGCGTTCGTCCTCATGGCAAATGATTTAAAGACTGTGGTCACAAAATTCTGGTGGCTTTTCAGTAGAAACTCTCCAAGTTTGAAAGCTATATGGGCACCATGGGCGGCTTTAGCTTTGCAGTTAGCATGGCGCCGATATCATAAAAGCAAGATGGAGAAGGATAAGTGTAAGTCTCCGCTAGCTATTGAGAGAAGGAATGCTATTCAGAATTCAAATGCTCCACTTCTTAACTCTACATACCTTGTTCGTGCTCTTCGTGCTCTTAAGCTAAAGGCCAAAAAAGCACAAGCAGAATCCAGCAGAGTCTGA